The segment CAGGTGATCACCAACCTGGTGGAGAACGCGTGCAAGTACGGTTCGCCGCAGGGCCTGGAGGTCACGGGCGAGGCTACGGAGGAGGAGGTCGCCCTGTCGGTGACCGACCAGGGGCCGGGCATCCCATCCGAAGATCTCGATCGGGTGTTCACCAAGTTCTTTCGCCGGCCCGAGGGCAAGCCAACGGGCTCCGGCCTGGGTCTGTGGATCAGCCGCGGCCTGGTCGAAGCCCACGGGGGACTGCTGTCGGTGCGTTCAATTTCGGGGCAGGGGTCGACCTTCCGCTTTACGCTGCCGCGCGTGGAACCGGAGATTCTGCGGCAGGCGACGGCAAGTGCCTGACGTCGCCAACGCCAACGCCTTCGACATCGCCGACGCCGAGGCGGAGGGTCGGGCGAGGATCGATGCTGCTGGCTCGGTGGAGGCCCTGCGGGCGGTCGAGACCGAGGTGGTGGGGCGGCGCTCCCGCCTGGCCGCTCTCCAGCAGCGTCTCGGCGGGCTCAGTCCCGACGACCGGCGCGCCTACGGTCGCCAGCTGAACGAAGCGCGGGCGCGCCTGCAGGCCGCGCTCGAGCGCCGGCGGGCCGAGCTGGAGGAGGCCGAGCGACGGGCCCGCCTCGAGTCCGAGCGCCTCGACCTGACCGAGGTGCTTCCCCGGCCCGGACCTGGGCACCTCCACCTCGTGACCCAGACCCAGGCCGAGCTGGAGGACGTGTTCGTGGGCATGGGGTATGCCGTAGCCGAGGGGCCCGAGGCCGAGACCGACTGGCGCAACTTCGAGGCCCTCAACCTCCCACCGGGCCATCCCGCCCGCAGCATGTGGGACACCTTCTATCTCCGGCTCGAGCCTCTGGGATCGACGCTGCTGCGCACGCACACCTCGCCGGTCCAGATCCGCGTGATGCAGGCTCAGCCTCCCCCGATCTTCATCGTCGCCCCCGGGCGCTGCTACCGCCGGGAGACGCCCGACGCCCGTCACCTTCCCGTCTTCCACCAGATCGAGGGGTTGGTCGTCGACCGCGGCATCAGCTTCGCCGACCTCTCCGGCACCATCGAGGCGTTCACCACGGCGTACTTCGGTCCCGAGATCCACTCGCGGCTGCGGCCCTCCTTCTTCCCGTTCACCGAGCCGTCGGCCGAGTACGAGATCAACTGCACCATCTGCCGGGGCGGCGGCTGTCGGACCTGCTCCGGGACAGGGTGGGTGGAGCTGGGGGGCGCGGGGATGGTGGACCCGGCAGTGTTCGCGGCCGTGGGCATCGACGACGAGGAGTGGTCGGGCTTCGCCTTCGGCTTCGGCATCGACCGCTGCGCCCAGATGCGCCACGGGATCGCCGACATGCGAGTCCTGCTCGAGAACGACATCAGGTTCCTGTCCCAGTTCTGAAGACCCACCATGCGCGTCCCCCTGTCCTGGCTCCGTGATTTCGCGCCCATCGAGGCCGATCCCGCCGACCTGGCCCTGACCCTCGACGATCTCGGTCTGGTCGTCGACGGTGTCGAGCGGGTGGGCGAGGGGCTCGATGGCGTGGTGGTGGCCCGGGTGCTCGGGATCGAGCCCATCGCCTCGGCCGACCACATCCGACTGGTCACGGTGGACGCCGGCGGCGACGCCGTGGACGTGGTGTGCGGGGCGACGAACTTCTCCGTCGGGGACCTGGTGCCCCTGGCCACCGTGGGCACGGCGCTGCCCGAGGGCCCGACGATCACCCGGCGGCGGATGAAGGGTGTCGAGTCGAACGGGATGCTGTGCTCGGGAAAGGAGCTGGGCCTCAGCCAGGACGGCGCGGGCATCCTCGTGCTGGGCTCGGAGGCGGGCCCAGGGCCCGGCTCGGGCCCCTCCACCGAGCCGGGCACACCGTTGGCCGAGGCGCTCGGCATCGAGCCCGACGTGGTCTTCGATCTGGAGATCGAGGGCAACCGGCCCGACGCGCTGTCGATCGCGGGCGTTGCTCGGGACGTCGCCGCCCGAATGCGCCTCCCCTTCTCGATTCCCGACCCGCACCCGGTCGAGGGCG is part of the Acidimicrobiales bacterium genome and harbors:
- the pheS gene encoding phenylalanine--tRNA ligase subunit alpha, encoding MPDVANANAFDIADAEAEGRARIDAAGSVEALRAVETEVVGRRSRLAALQQRLGGLSPDDRRAYGRQLNEARARLQAALERRRAELEEAERRARLESERLDLTEVLPRPGPGHLHLVTQTQAELEDVFVGMGYAVAEGPEAETDWRNFEALNLPPGHPARSMWDTFYLRLEPLGSTLLRTHTSPVQIRVMQAQPPPIFIVAPGRCYRRETPDARHLPVFHQIEGLVVDRGISFADLSGTIEAFTTAYFGPEIHSRLRPSFFPFTEPSAEYEINCTICRGGGCRTCSGTGWVELGGAGMVDPAVFAAVGIDDEEWSGFAFGFGIDRCAQMRHGIADMRVLLENDIRFLSQF
- a CDS encoding phenylalanine--tRNA ligase subunit beta, producing the protein MRVPLSWLRDFAPIEADPADLALTLDDLGLVVDGVERVGEGLDGVVVARVLGIEPIASADHIRLVTVDAGGDAVDVVCGATNFSVGDLVPLATVGTALPEGPTITRRRMKGVESNGMLCSGKELGLSQDGAGILVLGSEAGPGPGSGPSTEPGTPLAEALGIEPDVVFDLEIEGNRPDALSIAGVARDVAARMRLPFSIPDPHPVEGEVPVASLATAVVEAPDLCPRLLVRVLVDVKVGASPQWVTRRLVLAGMRPINSIVDASNYVMLELGQPTHPYDLDRLGGHGLLVRRARPGETVVTLDGEERRLGQAVRGGGTASGPGERPETDDCLICDAEGTPVGLAGIMGGASSEISSASSRVLLEVAHFEPMAIAATAARQGVRTE